Below is a window of Flavobacterium sp. CFS9 DNA.
GACTTTCTTTCTTATCGTTGTCCATGATATCTCCAATGAAAATTTTCCCATTGTCTCCTAATAAGGCAAAACATTTTTCTAATACATCCAGGAGATAGTTATAGCCATGAAAATTCTGTATCACGCTATTGATGACAATCAGATCGAAATCACCTGTATGGATTTGATCAATTTCATGAGCAAAAAGATTGTGCTGATGAATATTATCAATTCCTAATTCCTTAATCGTTGCTTCGTTATTTTTTAAGACGTTTGCCGATAAATCTACTCCATGATATTCCATAACCAAAGGAGCAATGGCAAACATGGTAATTCCCGAACTACACCCTATTTCTAATACTTTAGATTGTGCATTTATTTCCTGGCTTATCTTAAATCGGGCATTTTCACGATACTCGTTCATCTCTTCCCGGCTGAAAGGTTTACCGGTATAACTATTGAGCCATCCTCCAGCCGTGATATCATCAGTAGAACGCTCGGCTACATACTCCCAAAGGTCTTTGCTCATAGAAGCATTTTTGGATTCCGCTTCCAGAAAGATATTTTCACTGTTGACACAAAAGATGCTTTTAAGGCCAGGACAATCCCACTGCAATAACATCGCTTCTTTTATATAATTCTTATCGATAACAAGCATCTCCAGACCGGCATCGTTGATCAGTTTCTTTATACGCTGATAAGGGTAAGTTGGGTCAAAGGGCAGATAGGTCATACCTGCTTTCCATATTCCTGTAATTGTTTTTACAATTTCAGGAGAGCGCTGCATCAAAACACCTATAAGCTTGTTATGGGTATTCAAAGACAGAAAATCTGCTATCTGACTGCTTTCCTCCTCAAGTTCTCCGTAGGTAGTCTGCGTGCCATTGTACAGAATCGCACATACATCAGGAGTTACTTGTGAATGCTCCTTTATATAGTCAGGGATTGTTCTTTGAGGAATAAACTGATCTGTATCATGAAATTGGCTGATGAGTTTTCTGTCTTCTTCAATCAGCAAATCATAGTCGCTAAAGCTTTTGTCCGAATCAGTTCCAAGCTGATCCAACAAATAATTAAAATGTTTGAATAAACGCTCAATAACCTCAGAATCATAAACGTCCGTATTATATCTGGCATTAAAAACAATTTCTCCGTTCGCTTGTTCTACCAGCATGATGTTGAGATCACAAATCGCTGTTTTATTATCTGCTTTTATCACATTCACTTCAACTGATTCTGCACTCAGATTATCATCCGAAGAAATGGTATTGGCATAATTCTGAGTCTCAATTAAAACATCAAAAACCGGAGAACGGCCTAAATCTCTCTTAATATTAATATCATTGATTAACTCATCAAAAGGATAATCTTTATGTTCAAAGGCTTCAATTATATTATTTTTTGTCAGATCGATAAGGTCTGAAAATTTACCGCCCGGATCAAATTGTGTCCTAATAACCAAAGTATTAATATAAAATCCGATTTGATCTTGTAACGATAATTTTTCCCTGTTTGCAATAACAGTTCCCAGTACGATGTCGGTGTTTCCGGTATACTTATAAAATATATAATTAAAAACAGACATTGCGGTCATGAAAAGCGTCGCATTATAGTCTTTGCCCAGCGTCTGCAGGTTTTTTGTAGTGTTTGACGGAAGCGTGTAAACCACGTAGGTTCCATTATAAGTCTGCGTTTTCGGACGCTCGCGGAAGGATGGCAGATCGATTTTCAAAAGATTTCCATCGAGTTTCTGGCTCCAATACACTCTTTCTTTCAAATCGATAGTACTATTTTCCCATTCCGCATAATCCTTGTTCTGAATCTCCAGAGGAGCAATATTTGCCGGAATCTGAGCAGAAAAAGCATTATAATACGATAAAATATCTTTCATTATTATTTTGAGAGACCAGGAATCGGATATAATATGATGCATGCAGATGAGCAGTAAATAATCGTCATCTGCCTTTTTCAAAAGACTTAGCTGTATCAGCGGTCCTTTTTCTAAATCAAATTTATGCTGAATGAAATCCTCTATGTAGCTATTGATCACTACATCAACATTGTTTGTTTTGCTATAATCTAAATATTCCAGGGCTGCAAACTCCGGACTGAATGGCAAGATGTCCTGCACGATTTCGTCATCCAAAAGAACGAACGCTGTTCTCAGTATTTCATGTCTTTCAATTAAAGCGGCACAAGCTTTTTTTAAGTAATCAATATCCAGTTTCCCTTTCAGTTCAGCAGCAACCGGGACATTATAGGCTACGGATGCCTCATCAAATTTGCTTAAAGACCAGAGACGTTTTTGAGAACTGGTTGTTTTATAATATTTTTTCTCTGAAACCTTTGGAATTTCAGCATAGGCGGAATCCAAATTATTCTCCTGTATATACGAGGCGAGCAATCTGATGGTAAAATATTTAAAGATGTCCTTGATCTCGATTTTGATACTCAACTTTTTATGCAAAAGCGAGATCAGCGAAACAGCATTTAAAGAATGTCCTCCTATGTCAAAAAAAACATCATTAACCCCAACCTTTTCCAAATTAAGCAGTTCTTGCCAAATCAGGGTAATTTTTCGTTCTAAGTCGGTATCCGGAGCTGCATATTCTGAAGCAAAACTATCTTTTACATTGATGTTCTTTGGAAGCTTTGCAGTATCGATTTTTTCATTTGCTGTTAAAGGAAAGCTGTCCAGGAAGAAAAAATAGTCCGGCATGTAATAGTCCGGTAATTTTGTTTTCAATTCTTCTTTGATCGCTCCAGCACTAATGGGTTTGCTATTGTTTTTGGGAACGATGTAACAAACCAGATAATCATTTTCTGTTTTTGGATCCTGAATAACCGTCACAAAAGCCTGACTTACTTCATCCAGTTTTAAAATTTGATACTCAATATCGGCACTTTCGATCCTTATACCTCTAACTTTTAACTGATTGTCTTTTCTTCCTATAAATTCTAAATTCCCGTCCGGCTGCCATCTTGCGAAATCGCCGGTTTTGTAAAATCTGGTAGTACCAAAATTTTCAATGGTCACAAACTTTTGCGCATTCAGTTCTTCAGCATTATAGTATCCCTCTGAAACATAAATACCGGCTGTATAAAGTTCGCCAATCATTCCCATTGGTGTAAACTTTTTATGCTTATTGAGTAAGTAGATTTGGGCATTTTCAATTGGTTTTCCTACCGGAACCTTTTTAAGCTCCGACGGAAATGCAGAACAATCATAGTAAGTCACATCAACCGTTACTTCTGTTGCGCCCCACGTATTTATTAATCTTGTGCCATTTGTGGCAAACAAAGTATCGTTAAATGTATTGACAACTCTGGACGAAAGCGCTTCAGCCCCCGTAAATACCCATCTTAAGGTTGCCAATTTTTCAACATGATTTTCAAACGTATTGATATAATCCAAAAAAACAGAAAGCATGGATGGAACAAAATCAATAGTGGTTACTTTATACCGGCTTACTGCATCAAGAATAGCTTCGGGATTTTTCTCTTCACTATTGGGTAAAAAATAAATTTTTGCTCCTGAAGCCACACCACGAAACATTTCACAAATGGAAGGGTCAAAGGACAGAGGTGTTTTCTGAATGGTTACATCGTTGTCAGTAAGATTGTAGTGCTGTGTTAACCAGCTCATTCTGGAAACAAAAGATTCATGTAAAATAAGTACTGCTTTCGGGCTGCCCGTTGAGCCGGAAGTAAACATAAGATATGCCGGATCTTTTGGGCCCGCTACAGGTTTAGTATTGGTAACAGGATAATGATCCAGATCCAAATGATCCAGATCCACTACTGTTCTGTTTTCATCAGCTACAGCATCACTAAAGGAAGCTTTTGAAATTATTATAGGAACGTTCACTTCTGCAAGCATCAAATCAATCCTCTCGGCAGGAAGTGTCGTATCGATCATGAAAAATGTCCCGCCCGCCTTTAATATTGCCAATATCGAGATGATGAGATCATTCGATCTTTCTAAATAGATTCCGATTACAGCATTTTTAGTCTCCTTTTTTTCCAATAGATAATGTGCCAACCGGTTGCTCTTTTCATTTACCTCATTATACGTAAGCTGGCCTTCGCAATCGATTGAAAATAAATTATCAGGATTACTATGGGCTTGCATTTCAAAAACAGCATGAATCGTATCAGCCGAAAGGGCCGATAAACTTGCAGGTGGATTCAATCCTTCTTTGTAATATTTTATTTCACTGTCAGAAAACAGGCTGATATCCTGAAGAGTAATTTCAGGGTTGCCTATTGCCAGCCTTGTTACCTTTAAAAAATGAGTCCCCATCTGCTCCAAATAGATGCCTGGTACAACAGCTGGGTTCGCTTCTATTTTACCCTGAAGCACATTGCCTGCTTTTTCAAATGTAAAAACGATATCATTACCAGTCGCTTCAGCTGAATTATGGATCGGCTCAAAAACATGCCACACGTTTGACAGATCGTTGCTGTTACCACTGATTTTTTCGGCTAAAACATTCCGGGGATAATCCTGATTCTCATAAGACATCTCAACAGTCTCACTCAACTGCATTACAAACTCTTTAAAAGAATTTGAAGAATCAATTTCTCCGGATATATAAACCGAATCGTTGAGTGTTTCTTCATCGGCATTTTCTTTTAAAACTGACGAAATTGTAGTGATTGTATCCTGATCCAGATAATTGTAAAGCATAATTTTCAGGACAGCATCCAATATGACATAAACAGACAGATCATTTCCACGAGCTAAGGAAAAAATCTTGTCACTGATTTGCTCATCAATACTGAAAATGTATTCCTCTTTCTCAAAATCATCAGAAACTGTGGCATTATTATTAAATACTAAGTTCGTTTTCTCTGCTATTTGAGCGATTCTTTCGGACCAATATTTTTCTTGTTTAAGGAACTTTGCGGATGTAAGAGTTAAAACGGTGTCTAAAGTTGTATTGGTATTATCCATTAGTCTTCTCTTTTTGAGTTTCTAAAATTTTGTGGCATTATAAATTTTTCATTGCCCTGAATCAAATCCAGAACTGATATGTCTTTGCCTTTCCTGTTGCCGGAAATAATTTCATGATCCGTTTCATGGTCCGAATCTGTATACACGGTAATAAAACCTTCATAATTTCTTAAAACAACTTTGTTTGGGGACTGACTTAAAACATAGTTTGGAGCCAGCGGAATTTTACCACCTCCATAAGGTGCGTCAATTACAAAAGTTGGAATTGCATATCCGGAAATATGTCCTCTTAGTCCTTCCATAATCTCGATACCTTTGGATATAGGAGTCCGAAAATGGCCTGCTCCTTTTACTAAATCACATTGATACAGATAATAAGGTCTTACCCGCATCTTTACTAAATCTGTACAAAGCTTACGCTGTATTTCAACGGTGTCATTTATCCCTTTTAGCAATACTGCCTGGTTGCCTAAAGGAATTCCGGCTTTCAACAACTTTTCACAAGCCTGTTGTAACTCCGGAGTAATTTCTTTAGGATGATTCACGTGAATGTTCAGCCAAAAAGGATGGTATTTTTCTACCATATCGCAAAACTCCTGAGTTATAATACTAGGGTTGAATACCGGTGTTCTCGTACCGAGCCTGATAATTTCGAGATGCGGAATTTCTCTTAATCGCATTAAGATCGATTCCAGTCTTTTAATTGGCAGCAGTAAAGGATCGCCCCCCGAAAGCAGTACGTCCCGGATTTGCGGATTGTTGCTTATGTATTCAATCTGATTGTCAAAATCCGTGGAGTTATAATTTTTAGAGTTGTCACCTACCAACCTGCTTCTGGTACAATACCTGCAATAGGATGCACATTGGGTAGTGATCAGCATTAAAACGCGATCCGGATACCGATGCACTATACCATTCACCGGTGAATACTCGTCTTCGCTTAAAGAATCTTCGTTCATCCCTGTAAAATCATACATTTCCTTCTCTGTCGGTAAAACCTGTCTCCTTATTGGACAGTTAAAATCGTCTTTATCAACAAGACTCAAAAAATATGGAGTGATGTCAACTCTAAACAAAGAATTGTGATTTAAGGCGTTAGCTTCGGTCGGCGTAAGATTGATAATTCTTGATATTTCTTCAAAACTATTCAGTCTGTTGCTTAGCTGCCATTTCCAGTCATTCCATTTCTCATCAGGAACATCATTCCATTCCGGATGCCGATACGACTGGACAACAGATTTCTTTTCTTCGGTACTAAATGTTAGTTCATCTTGCATTAAAAGTATGATTTAAGTTCACCTGTTCTTCGTATATCCAATGTTGCACAGTGAAATCCTCCACCAAAAGTGTTGAAATTGTAAAAACTGCACGGTATCGGTTTCATCCCAAATTTTTTCAGTGCTTCGATGGTTGGTTTTTCGTTTTTCTCCACCAGAATTCTTTCACTGTCGATCATAAAGGTGTTCATGGTAAGCCATTTGCTGCTCATATACAAAACCTGACTGTCCGGCATAACTGGTGCGGGGGCTTTAAGAATGTCCCAGCTTTTGAACATCTCGGGAATTTTGTTCATCCTGTCAGGATGGATCAGCAATTTCCCAGGTGCCAACGGTACAAAAGTGGTGTCAATATGCATTGGGTGCCTGTCATTACAATCTATTTTATGAATTGTATAGTCATCCCCAATGTGCTGCTGAAGCCACTTAATCCCTGCATCATTGGTTACATGGCTTTTAAGCACGAAAATGTCTTTACCACATTTGGTAAAATCAGCGGCGTCAAATACCGGTTCAAAATCATTTATAACATAATTGATAGGGTCATTGCCGCTTCCTTCCTGATAATTATAATCATAAAGTTCATCCAGCAATTGCGGCTTTGGAGCTGCCGACCATTTTGCTCCCTTATTAAAATATTCTTTTATCAGTGGTCGGAAAGAATTCACTTCATGATGTCTTGATCTCCAAGGCATCGGAGCTTCAATAATGTTCTCACCTATAACCAATAAGACATCACGTGGCATCGCACTATATAACCCGCCTTCACTTTTCCAGTCGGGAGTGCTGTAAGGTCTGTTAAAATCTACCGGATCCGGTCTCCTAACGATTACTCCCTCCTGTTCCAATATATGGGCCAGGTTGTCCAGTTCTAGCTGTGCAGCTTTTATCTGTTCGGCAGGGAATAATTTTCCACCATTTTTTTTATAAAAATCCCAGTGGTTTTCAGGCATTGTTGCTTTTAGGGTAACATGCCAGGGCGGTACTGATGCACCTTCCATTGTTCCAACGATTACTTCTTCTAACGGGTCCCATTCATTGTAAGAGCTTACAATAGGTTTTGTTTGCGACATCTTTTTTACTTTTAAAAATTAAAACTTATTTTTTTACTAACTTTTTCAGGTTCTGATTTAATTGTATTTGATAAATTTATTTCTGAGATTTTTATTTCGGGATTGCACAGCACTTGTTCAATAATTTGCATAAATGAATTCGAAAATGCCTTAATGGTAGAAGGTTTGAATAAACCTGAATTAAACTCGAAATTAATCAGCATGGTATTGTTGTCCTGTACCATCACATCGAGCGTCATATCATATTTACTAATTCCTTCTGAGTACTTACCGTCGTAAGAAATAATTTCTAATCCCTCAGCTTCTCTCCTTTTGATAATGTCAAAATTCTGTACTGCTAACATTATATTGAATATTGAAGATCTTTTTAAGTCGTCGTTTTTGAAAGACAATTCGTCTGTCAGTAAATCAAAAGAATAGTTCTGATGCTCAAAAACTTTAAGATTATTAAGATGTACCTGTTCGTACAGTGCTGTAAAATCAATATCCTGATCGAATATATTCCGGATGGCTATAGTGTTGATATAAAGCCCAATCTGCTCTTCCAATTCGAGCATGTCTCTTCCTGAAACAACTGTTCCGATAATAATGTCCTGATTCCTTGTATATCTAAAAATGGCTGTATTTAATACCGATAACAGAAAAGAGAAAAGCGTTGAGTTTTTCCCGACTACCAATTTTTCAATACTTCCTGTCTGTTCCTGAGAGAGCTCTAAATAAACATTTCCGCCTGTATAAGTATGAACCATATTCTTGCGCGGAAAGTCTGCCGGAAGATTAGATACCGGAAGTTCACCCTGCAAATACTGTAACCAAAATTCTTTGCTCTTCTGGTCTTTAGCCAGTTGTTCCTGATCATACTTTTTCCATGACACATAGTCTTTGTAATGAATTCGCAATGGCGTTAAAGCAATTTCTTTTCCTTTTACCAGATTGTCATAATACATAATGAGTTCTTCAAAAAGTATTTTCAGTGACCAGCCGTCTGCGGCGATATGGTTTAATGTTAGATTTAAAATGTGTTCCTTATCGTTTATTTTGATAATGTTTATTCTTAAGGGAAGATCTTTTTTAGTATCAAAAGAGAGCGTTAATTCCCGGTGGGTAATTGTCTCTGCAATCTCTTCCTTATTGACCTCTTCAGACAGGTCAATAAATTTTATCAAATTCTCCTCTAAGTTTTCTATCGCTATAATCTGTTGTTTAGGCTCTCCTTCATCAATAACAAACAGGGTTCGTAAACTTTCATGTCTTTTGATTACTCTTTTTACAGACTCATTAAATACTTCCACATTTAGAGATCCTGATAAAATGCATGCAAAAGGAATATTATAAATGGCCTCTTCTTCCATGCCTGAAATAATCCAAAGTCTTTTCTGCATATC
It encodes the following:
- a CDS encoding amidinotransferase gives rise to the protein MSQTKPIVSSYNEWDPLEEVIVGTMEGASVPPWHVTLKATMPENHWDFYKKNGGKLFPAEQIKAAQLELDNLAHILEQEGVIVRRPDPVDFNRPYSTPDWKSEGGLYSAMPRDVLLVIGENIIEAPMPWRSRHHEVNSFRPLIKEYFNKGAKWSAAPKPQLLDELYDYNYQEGSGNDPINYVINDFEPVFDAADFTKCGKDIFVLKSHVTNDAGIKWLQQHIGDDYTIHKIDCNDRHPMHIDTTFVPLAPGKLLIHPDRMNKIPEMFKSWDILKAPAPVMPDSQVLYMSSKWLTMNTFMIDSERILVEKNEKPTIEALKKFGMKPIPCSFYNFNTFGGGFHCATLDIRRTGELKSYF
- a CDS encoding KamA family radical SAM protein — encoded protein: MQDELTFSTEEKKSVVQSYRHPEWNDVPDEKWNDWKWQLSNRLNSFEEISRIINLTPTEANALNHNSLFRVDITPYFLSLVDKDDFNCPIRRQVLPTEKEMYDFTGMNEDSLSEDEYSPVNGIVHRYPDRVLMLITTQCASYCRYCTRSRLVGDNSKNYNSTDFDNQIEYISNNPQIRDVLLSGGDPLLLPIKRLESILMRLREIPHLEIIRLGTRTPVFNPSIITQEFCDMVEKYHPFWLNIHVNHPKEITPELQQACEKLLKAGIPLGNQAVLLKGINDTVEIQRKLCTDLVKMRVRPYYLYQCDLVKGAGHFRTPISKGIEIMEGLRGHISGYAIPTFVIDAPYGGGKIPLAPNYVLSQSPNKVVLRNYEGFITVYTDSDHETDHEIISGNRKGKDISVLDLIQGNEKFIMPQNFRNSKRED